The window GCACAAAAGGCCACTAGGTCCGTCTTGACCCCGCAGTAGTTCAGCAGGGTGTTGCCCTTGGCCGCAGCCCCATACGCCGCCACCAGCCGTCCGGCCCGCTTCTGCTCGATGAGGAACGTGAGCAGATCGGCCTTCACGGCCTCGGCGCTACGCTGGAAGCCCTCGTAGTAGGCCATGGTCCGCATGCCCCGGCCCTCCTCCACTGCCAGGAGGGCGTCCACAGCCGGGCTGGCGCTCCGCGCCGCATCCTCCGCGTGGCAGGCATAGACCCGCAGCGAGCCTCCATGGGTGGACAGTTGCTCTACGTCGAACAGCCGCAGGCCCTGGGAGGCCAAGATGGTCCGCACCGTGCCCAGGGAGAGATAGGAGAAGTGTTCGTGGTAGATGGTGTCGAACTGGTTGCCCTCCACCATGCGCATGAGGTGCGGAAATTCCAGGGTGATGATCCCGTCCGGCTTGAGCAGCAACCGCATCCCGGCCAGGAAGTCGTTGATGTCCGGCACATGAGCCAGGACATTGTTGCCCACGATGAGATCGGGCCGGCAGCCCTGGCTGCGAAGCCGTTCCGCCAGGGCCGTACTGAAGAACTCGGTTACGGACTCCACGCCCCTGCTCCGCGCCGCGTCGGCCGTGGCCGTGGAGGGCTCTATGCCCAGGCAGGGGATACCCCGCTGCACCAGGAACTGGAGCAGGTAGCCGTCGTTGGAAGCGATCTCCATGACCAAGCTATTTCCGCCGAGGCCGAAGCGCTCCACGGCCATGTCCACATAGCGCTCGGCGTGCTCCACCCAAGAGCGGGAATAGGAGGAGAAGTAGACGTAGTCCCGGGAAAATATCTCCTGGGACTTCTTGTATTCGTCCACCTGTACCAGGAAGCAGCAGGGGCAGGTAAACAGCTTGAGGGGATAGAATATCTCAGGCTCGTCCAACTGGGCCGCCGTGAGAAAGGCGTTGGAAGGCGGCTGGTTCACCAAGTCGATGAAGGCCTGGGACAGCAAGGTCCGGCAGTGGCGGCAGTGCATCAGTTCGCTTCCCGGACCTCGACGGGGTCCAAGCCGATGCGCGAGAAATCGATGTTGGGGTAGTAGCTGGCCATCTTGAGGATGCGGCGGCGCTGCTCCTCGCTGAGTAGGGTCTTGCCGCGGCCTGTGATCCCGACGTTGATGCCCGAGCGCACCCGGTCGCCTCCGACGGCGGCAACAGCGGCCTGGATGGCCTCGTCTCCAGCCTTGATGCCGTAGAACGCGCATACGCCACTTGCAGCGGCCGTCTTATCGGCCATCATTTCCTCATAGCTGAGCCAGTACGTGTCCAGGGCGCCGCTCTGCTGGACCTGGACCCAGGAGCTGAAGAAGGTAAAATACCAGGGCAGGCAGATGTCGATGATCATGTCCGCCTGTCGCTCCTTGAGCTGGCTATTATAGTAGTCTCCCATGTACTGGATACCGAAGATGGGAGTGTGGGAGCAGTGGTCCACGAGGCTGGCCGTGATGTCGAAAATATTGCGCACCAGGACCACGGGCTTGAGCCCGCACATGCGCATGAGCCGGACGTTCTCGTCCTTGGCCCGCATGTGCATGCGGCTGGAGATGCCAGTGAAGGCCTTATCGATAAGAGTCGGCAGGTAGATGTCCTGCTCCTCGTTGCGCACGCCCACGCAGATCTCCTCCGTGGCGTAGCCGGTGATCTCGGCCATGACGTTGCGCAGGAAGGTGGACGCACTCTTCGGAAAACAGGCGATGATCACGCGCTCGCTGGCGTGCGGGGACAGCGTTTTGGTGAGGAAGAACAACCGCTTGAGAAGACTCTTGGTGAGATGCATGAAAGACCTCACGATTATGGTGTAGGGGCAAGCAGTGGATGATTCCTGTCCCTGTCGGAAACCTCGCCCACAGACAAAGGCCACTGGATGCCCATGGCCGGGTCGTCGTACCGGAGGCCGCCCTCGGCCCCCGGCGTGTAGAAATCGGTATGCAGATAGAGCAGTTCCGTGTTCTTCGCAAGGGTCTGGAAGCCGTGGGCGAAACCCTCGGGAAGGAGCAGGGCCCGGCCGTTGTCTGGGGTTAAGACCTCGGCGTGCCAGCGCAGGTAGGTCGGCGAATCCGGCCTGAGATCCACGGCCACGTCGAAGGCCGCCCCCACCAGGCAGCGGACGATTTTTATCTCGGCGTACGGCGGATGCTGGAAGTGCAGGCCCCGGACGGCGCCCCGGGCGTGGGTCAGGGAATGGTTGATCTGGACCACCGGCTTGAGGCAACCCGCAGCGTGCAGTTCCCGAGCGCAAAACAACCGGGTGAAACTGCCCCGCCCGTCCCGAAAAGGCTCGGATTCCAGGAGGTAGAGTCCACCGAGCGGTAGGGCCTGGAGCTTCACGGCAAATTCTCGTAGCGTTCGATCTGCCCCAGCGTGAGCCGTCTGGGGTCCTGGCCCGAGCTTGCCGCCTTGTACCAGGCCAGGGTCCAGGCCAAGCCCTCGCGGAAAGCCAGCCGGGGAGCCCAGCCCAGTTCGCGCGCGGCCCTGGCGGGATCGAGCCGCAGGCAGCCCGCCTCGTGGGGAGCGGCCCAGGCGTCGGTCTCGCAGGCCACGTCCGGGCCCCAGCCCGCGCAGAACTGGCGAGCGACCTCGTCCACGCTGTGGACCTCGTCCTTCGCGGGGCCGAAGTTCCAACCGCCCTGCAATGCCCGGCCCTTCTCGCACAGGCCTTTGACCAGAAGCAGATAGCCGGTCAGGAGGTCGAGCACGTGCTGCCAGGGCCGCACGGCCCGGGGATTGCGGATGCGGGCCCGGGTTCCAGAGGTGGCGGCCCGCACTAAGTCCGGTATGAGCCGGTCCCTGGCGAAGTCGCCGCCGCCGATGACATTGCCAGCGCGCACCGAAGCCACCGAGGTCCGCCCTGCGAAAAAGAAACTCCTGGTGTACGACTCGGTGGCCAGTTCGGCGCAGCCCTTGCTGGCCGAATAGGGGTCGTGGCCGCCCATTGGGTCGCTCTCCACAAAAGGCCTGCCGAGCTCGTCATTGGCGTAGCACTTGTCGCTGGTCACGATGAGCACGGCCTCGGCCCCGGGGCTTCGCCGGACGGATTCGAGCAGATGGACCGTGCCCATGATGTTGGTCTCGAAAGTCCCTGCTGGGTCCTCGTACGAAGGCCGGACAAGGGATTGGGCGGCCATGTGGATGACGATGTCCGGCGCGAACGCGGACACGGCTGCGGTCAGGGCGTGCAGGTCACGGACGTCGCCGCCCAGGCGCCGGACATCCTGCTCCACCCCGGCCAAGACATACAGCGACGGCTCGGTCGGCGACTCTAGGGCATACCCGCCCACGACAGCACCGAGCCGGGCCAGCCACAGGGCCAGCCAAGCCCCCTTGAATCCTGTGTCCCCGGTGAGCAGGATGCGCTTGCCCTCGAAAAAGCCGTCGAACATGGAGTGCCTACCAAATTTTCCAAGGGGCCTTGCCCGCAGTCCAGAGTTTGTTGAGGTGCTCGGTATCGCGCAGAGTGTCCATGCACTCCCAATAGCCCTCGTGGCGATAGGCCGTCAATTGACGCTCCTGCGCCAATCGCTCCAGGGGGCCGAATTCCAGGTCGCAGCTGGCCTCCGGAGTGAGGTAGTCAAAGACCTTGCGGCTGAAGACGAAGAAGCCTCCGCTGATGAGGTCGCGGCCCGCGAAAGTGGGTTTTTCCAGGAACGAGAGCACAGTGTCGCCGTCCAGCTTGAGTTCCCCGAAGCGCTGGGCTGGATTGACGCCGGTGACCGTGGCGATCTTGCCGTGGGAGTGATGGAAATCGAGGAGCGCCCGGATGTCGATGTTGGCCAATCCGTCGCCGTAAGTCAGCATGAACGTGTCTCCTGTGATGTACTTTTCCATCCGTTTGATACGGCCACCCTTGAGCGTCTGCTGCCCGGTGTCAGCCATGGTGATGCGCCAGTCGGCCTCGTCATGGCAGCCATGTATGCAGAGGCGCTCGGGGTGCCCGAGCTCCACGGTGACGTCGTTGTTCATCCACTGGTAGTTGACGAAATAGTCCCGGATGATCTCGCCCTTGTAGCCCAGGGGCAGGACGAAATCGGTATACCCGTAGTGGGCGTAAATTTTCATGATGTGCCAGAGGATGGGCCGGGTGCCGATGTTGACCATGGGCTTAGGCCGGAATTCGGTCTCTTCTCGGAGCCGCGTTCCCAGCCCGCCGCAGAGGATGATTGTTTCCATAGCTTCTCACCTGCCTCATATCAAGGGTGCGAGGATTTCCGGGTCGCGTTCACTGAACGGCTTCCACTGGGGAGTCCTGGGCCGCGCCCTCGGCGAACTGCATCTGGTAAAGTCGCGCATAGAGGCCGCAGGATTCCAACAGTTCCCCGTGGCGGCCCTGGGCCAGAATACGCCCGTTCTCCATGACCACAATGCTATCCGCCGTGAGCACCGTAGACAGACGGTGCGCGATGACGATGCTCGTGCGGTTGCGCATGAGGTTTTCCAGGGCCAGCTGCACGATGCGCTCGCTCTCGGTGTCCAGGGCGCTGGTGGCCTCGTCCAGGATGAGCAGGGGCGGGTTCTTTAGGATGGCCCGGGCGATGGTTAGGCGCTGCTTCTGGCCGCCGGAGAGCTTGACCCCCCGCTCGCCCACCAGAGTCGCGTAGCCCTCGGGCAGCTCGCTGACGAACTCGTGGGCATAGGCGGCCTTGGCCGCCTCCTCGATCTCTTCGCAGCTGTACTGGCGGCTCTCGCCGTAGGCGATGTTGCCGCTCACCGTGTCGTTGAACAGGAAGGCATCCTGGGAAACGATACCCAGGGAGCGGCGCAAGCTTTTCAGGGTATAGTTCTGAAGTGGGCGGCCATTGATCAGGATGCGGCCCTCCTGGGGGTCGAAGAAGCGGGGCACGAGGTTTACCAGGGTGGTCTTGCCCGATCCACTGGGGCCCACGATGGCCACGCGCTCCCCGGCCCGTACCGCCAAGCTGACCCCGTCCAAGGCCGGCCGCGAGGCTCCGGGATAGGTGAAGCGCAGATCCTCGAAGCGCAGTTCCCGGAAGGGCTCGGCCACTTCCAACTCGCCGCCGGACTCGGCCACCAAGTGCGGGGCGTCCAAGATCTCGAAAACCCGCTCGGCTCCGGCCATGGCGGCCTGGATGTCCATGTTGGCGCTATTCATACGCTTGATGGGCTCATAGAGCATGGCCAGAGCGGTGAGAAAGGAGAGCAGCGCCCCGGGGGTCAGATCCTCGCCGATGACCCGCATCCCGCCGTACCAAAGCACCAGCGCGGCGGCCACAGATCCAACGATCTCCATAACCCGGGAGGATTGTTCGCTGACGCGGATCTGCTTGATCGCACTCGTAAGGAACTTGGAGTTCTCCCTCTTGAACTTGTCCACCTCCAGGGACTCGGAGGCGAAGGCCTTGATGACCCGGATGCCGGAGAAGCCCTCCTGCATGACCACGCTCACGTCCGCGACATTAACCTGGGTTTTGCGGCTGATCTTGCGCAGCTTGCGGCTGAAGGATCTGAAGACCCAGACCACCAGGGGCATGACGATGAGCCCCCAGAAGGCCAGCGCCCGGTCCAGATAGATGACGTAGGCGACGAGTCCTAGGACGGTGAAGAATTCGCGGGTGCACATGACGATGGACGGCAGGCTCTGACGGATTAGGGCCACATCGTTGAGCATCCGGGACATAAGCATGCCCACCTGGGTCTCGTTGAAGAACCGCAGGGGCAGATAGACTATGCGCGCGTAGAGGTCGTTGCGCAGGGCCTCAACAACCATGAACCCTGTGGAGTTCATGTAGTAGGTCTGCATGAAGCGGAATACGCCCTTGAGGGACATGAGCACGAAGATGGCCAGGGTCACCAACTGGAGCGCCGCAATGTCCTTGCGGATGAGCACGTCGTCCACGGCCAGCTTGACGAGCCAAGCGGTGAGGGCCCCGCAGGGCGCCACCGCGAGCATGCCGATGACGGCCAGGACGAGCCGTTTCTTGAAGACCAGGAAATAGCTCAGGCTGCGTTTGAGCAGGTGTCGGGAATCCTGATAGAAAAATTTTCTTTTGCCGTCGGACAAGAAGTGTTCCTTTGCGGAGGATTGGGAAGACGTTCGGTGCAGCCGCCCTGTGGCGCCATATACCCCAGATCCTGCGGACAAGACAAGGGCCTCGCCCGCCTTGGGGCTATGCAGGAGAGAGGGCCGTCCGGGTGATCTGGAGGTGCCGCGCCACATAATCCGCCAGCACGTCGAGACGGGCTTCGATCCCCATATTTTCCGTGTCCACGACCACCTCCGGGGAGCCGGCCGAGTCATAGGGGAAGGGCGCCTGTGAATTCGGCGAGTTGGCCCTGCTGTGCCCTACGGTAAAGCCTCTTGGGATCCCGCTGCTCACAGGTCGGCAGACTGACCTTGATATAGACCACGTGGAATTCACCGGGGGCCATGAGTGCGCGAAGGCCACACGATCGCGCAGAAACGGAGAGATGGTGGTCGTGATGCAGAACAGGCCCAGCCCGGACAACAGCTTGACCACGTGAGCCAAGCAGCGCAGGCTCTTGGAGCAATCCGCTGCGAAGAAACCCAGGGCGGAACTGATCCCCTTGCGCATGAGGCCGCCGTCCAACACGACCACGGCATAGCCCCGCTGGAACAGGAGGCGTTCCAGATTCTCGGAGAGCGTGGTCTTTCCGAAGCCGCTCAGGCTGGCGAACCAGAGGATGCCGCCTGAATGCCTGTGGCGGGCATGGCGTTCCTCCGGCAGGATGCACTGGGGCTAAGGACATGAGCTGCAGACCTCGGGTATTCGCGTTCAAATAACAATCTCTGTTGATTGCGATGAAAAATCGCCTGCGGCGGAGGCCAATCCCCACCGGCTGGCGAGACCTATAGCCCAAACCGGGAAGCCAAGGCAAGATGTCCCGTCGGCGCTCCCTTCCGCCAGTGCCGGAGCCGAGCTGGCCTCCGGCATTTTGACAGGTCTGCCCAAAGCGGATAGTTACCGGGCGGGACGCGTTTCCGCCCTCTTCCGAGGCAGACCGGCATTCCGTCCGCATCCCATTGCTTCGAGGAGGTTGTATTTCCAAAATGCTCTGCGCTATTCCCATCGAAATTGCCACTCGGGAATTGGACGGCATCCTTTATCTTGCCCTGCATTTAGCCGCGCGCGGCCTGCCGACCCTGTTCGGCGAGCGCATGGTCAACCAGTACGTGCTCTCCTCCAGCAACCCGGTAATCTACTTTGACAGCGACCAGGACGTCTCGGTCAATGAAGCCGTGTTGGCAGCGGGCGGCCGGGTCATCAACCTCAACCCTGAGGGGTTGAACCAGTGGGATGCGCCGGAATACCTGGACAACTTTCTGCGCATCCTGCCCTGTGTCTCACGTATCTGCGCCTGGGGTGACAAGCAGGCGGCTATGCTGCGGAGCCGCCTGCCGCCGGACAAGGCCAATCTTGTGGCGGTCACCGGGTATCCCTCCTTCGACTTGGCCAGCAAAAAATTCCTGCCCTATTTTCGCGACGAATCCTTGGGCCGCCGATACGGCGAAGATTATCTGCTCATCAACACTAGCTTCACCTGCAATCACAGCATGGGCTTTGACTACTATTTCGAGATGCTCAGCCGGATGAAGGAATGGCGTATCTACAAGGACAAGAAGTTCATGGCCTTCATGAGGCGCAATGCGGAATACCAGCGGGGGCTGCTGGAGCCCTTTGTGGCCCTGACGCGCCACTTGGCCCTGCGCTTCCCGAAACGGCAGGTGATCATCCGCCCCCATCCTGCGGAAAACATGGACTTCTACCGCAGCAGGATCGCTGATCTGCCCAACGTGCATGTGCTCCGCACCGGTTCCGTGCGCAAGTGGATCGCCACGGCCGGAGCGGTGATCCATCATGACTGCACCACCGGCCTGGAGGCGCTACTCATGGGCAAACCGCTCATTCAATACCGTCCGCACTTCGATCCGGAGTTGGCTGCGGCCATCGTCTCCGAGCTTGGCCACCCCGCGGAGACCCCGGAGGCCGTCGCCGACCTTGTGGTCGCCACGTCTAAGGGCTGTGGTCCGGCCCCTTCAGCCCACGACCTGACTTCTTATGTCGCCAATCTGCGCCAGAAGGCTTGCGAGGTCATCGCCGACATGGCCGCCGGCTTTGCGGCAGGCGGTCCCGCCGCCTGGAAACCTCGGCCGCCGGGCGTCTGGGGCTCTGTCAAATGCTGGAGAAAATATCTCAGCAAGTTGCTCCGGGCCAAACAGCCGGGGAGAAACGGCCGCAAGGTCCGATATGCGTTGAGTAAGTTTCCATACATGACGGAACAAGATATCCGCGACCGGCTGGATAAACTCTGGGCAATTGAGCCAGAACTGCCCCGAGCGAGGGTGGAGCGTCTGACTGTGAACACGTTCCTGCTGACCCAGTGAGCTTGCCAATGTGCTCTGCCGAGACCACCATCCGCGAGATGCCGCCAGACCGGAGGCGGGAAGAGATTGTCTTCGAACACGCCGCCCGCGCGTGCGCCAAAAAAGCAGAGGAACGATGCTCAAAGCGTTCCGGGAATGCACGCCGGACCAAAAAGTGAGAACCACATGACTCCCTCAATCATCAATGGATTCCTTCAGAATGCCAAACAAGCGCCGTCCGCCCCGGCCCTGTTCGTCCAGGATGCATTTTACTCCTACGCGGACTTGGCCGCAGCCGGCGCCTCAATCCGCGAGGCCCTGGTGGCCCAGGCCGCGACCGAAGAATTGATCGGCGTCTTCGCCTACAGGTCCCTGCCCATGTTCATCGGTATCCTCGGCACACTCATGGCCGGGAAGTGCTACGTCCCGCTCAACCCGACCTTTCCCGCCAAGCGCCTCAAGAGCGTGGTCCTGCGCTCCGGCATGCGTTTGGTCCTGACCGAA is drawn from Desulfovibrio aminophilus DSM 12254 and contains these coding sequences:
- a CDS encoding class I SAM-dependent methyltransferase, producing MHCRHCRTLLSQAFIDLVNQPPSNAFLTAAQLDEPEIFYPLKLFTCPCCFLVQVDEYKKSQEIFSRDYVYFSSYSRSWVEHAERYVDMAVERFGLGGNSLVMEIASNDGYLLQFLVQRGIPCLGIEPSTATADAARSRGVESVTEFFSTALAERLRSQGCRPDLIVGNNVLAHVPDINDFLAGMRLLLKPDGIITLEFPHLMRMVEGNQFDTIYHEHFSYLSLGTVRTILASQGLRLFDVEQLSTHGGSLRVYACHAEDAARSASPAVDALLAVEEGRGMRTMAYYEGFQRSAEAVKADLLTFLIEQKRAGRLVAAYGAAAKGNTLLNYCGVKTDLVAFCADASPHKQGLFMPGSHIPVLPPEAVAERKPDVLLILPWNIKGEIMEQLAEVREWGGCFALAIPRLELLSPVGPGRRGTC
- a CDS encoding sulfotransferase domain-containing protein; its protein translation is MHLTKSLLKRLFFLTKTLSPHASERVIIACFPKSASTFLRNVMAEITGYATEEICVGVRNEEQDIYLPTLIDKAFTGISSRMHMRAKDENVRLMRMCGLKPVVLVRNIFDITASLVDHCSHTPIFGIQYMGDYYNSQLKERQADMIIDICLPWYFTFFSSWVQVQQSGALDTYWLSYEEMMADKTAAASGVCAFYGIKAGDEAIQAAVAAVGGDRVRSGINVGITGRGKTLLSEEQRRRILKMASYYPNIDFSRIGLDPVEVREAN
- the rfbC gene encoding dTDP-4-dehydrorhamnose 3,5-epimerase translates to MKLQALPLGGLYLLESEPFRDGRGSFTRLFCARELHAAGCLKPVVQINHSLTHARGAVRGLHFQHPPYAEIKIVRCLVGAAFDVAVDLRPDSPTYLRWHAEVLTPDNGRALLLPEGFAHGFQTLAKNTELLYLHTDFYTPGAEGGLRYDDPAMGIQWPLSVGEVSDRDRNHPLLAPTP
- the rfbG gene encoding CDP-glucose 4,6-dehydratase yields the protein MFDGFFEGKRILLTGDTGFKGAWLALWLARLGAVVGGYALESPTEPSLYVLAGVEQDVRRLGGDVRDLHALTAAVSAFAPDIVIHMAAQSLVRPSYEDPAGTFETNIMGTVHLLESVRRSPGAEAVLIVTSDKCYANDELGRPFVESDPMGGHDPYSASKGCAELATESYTRSFFFAGRTSVASVRAGNVIGGGDFARDRLIPDLVRAATSGTRARIRNPRAVRPWQHVLDLLTGYLLLVKGLCEKGRALQGGWNFGPAKDEVHSVDEVARQFCAGWGPDVACETDAWAAPHEAGCLRLDPARAARELGWAPRLAFREGLAWTLAWYKAASSGQDPRRLTLGQIERYENLP
- the rfbF gene encoding glucose-1-phosphate cytidylyltransferase, whose amino-acid sequence is METIILCGGLGTRLREETEFRPKPMVNIGTRPILWHIMKIYAHYGYTDFVLPLGYKGEIIRDYFVNYQWMNNDVTVELGHPERLCIHGCHDEADWRITMADTGQQTLKGGRIKRMEKYITGDTFMLTYGDGLANIDIRALLDFHHSHGKIATVTGVNPAQRFGELKLDGDTVLSFLEKPTFAGRDLISGGFFVFSRKVFDYLTPEASCDLEFGPLERLAQERQLTAYRHEGYWECMDTLRDTEHLNKLWTAGKAPWKIW
- a CDS encoding ABC transporter ATP-binding protein, producing the protein MSDGKRKFFYQDSRHLLKRSLSYFLVFKKRLVLAVIGMLAVAPCGALTAWLVKLAVDDVLIRKDIAALQLVTLAIFVLMSLKGVFRFMQTYYMNSTGFMVVEALRNDLYARIVYLPLRFFNETQVGMLMSRMLNDVALIRQSLPSIVMCTREFFTVLGLVAYVIYLDRALAFWGLIVMPLVVWVFRSFSRKLRKISRKTQVNVADVSVVMQEGFSGIRVIKAFASESLEVDKFKRENSKFLTSAIKQIRVSEQSSRVMEIVGSVAAALVLWYGGMRVIGEDLTPGALLSFLTALAMLYEPIKRMNSANMDIQAAMAGAERVFEILDAPHLVAESGGELEVAEPFRELRFEDLRFTYPGASRPALDGVSLAVRAGERVAIVGPSGSGKTTLVNLVPRFFDPQEGRILINGRPLQNYTLKSLRRSLGIVSQDAFLFNDTVSGNIAYGESRQYSCEEIEEAAKAAYAHEFVSELPEGYATLVGERGVKLSGGQKQRLTIARAILKNPPLLILDEATSALDTESERIVQLALENLMRNRTSIVIAHRLSTVLTADSIVVMENGRILAQGRHGELLESCGLYARLYQMQFAEGAAQDSPVEAVQ
- a CDS encoding adenylyl-sulfate kinase — encoded protein: MAPGEFHVVYIKVSLPTCEQRDPKRLYRRAQQGQLAEFTGALPL
- a CDS encoding surface carbohydrate biosynthesis protein, with the protein product MLCAIPIEIATRELDGILYLALHLAARGLPTLFGERMVNQYVLSSSNPVIYFDSDQDVSVNEAVLAAGGRVINLNPEGLNQWDAPEYLDNFLRILPCVSRICAWGDKQAAMLRSRLPPDKANLVAVTGYPSFDLASKKFLPYFRDESLGRRYGEDYLLINTSFTCNHSMGFDYYFEMLSRMKEWRIYKDKKFMAFMRRNAEYQRGLLEPFVALTRHLALRFPKRQVIIRPHPAENMDFYRSRIADLPNVHVLRTGSVRKWIATAGAVIHHDCTTGLEALLMGKPLIQYRPHFDPELAAAIVSELGHPAETPEAVADLVVATSKGCGPAPSAHDLTSYVANLRQKACEVIADMAAGFAAGGPAAWKPRPPGVWGSVKCWRKYLSKLLRAKQPGRNGRKVRYALSKFPYMTEQDIRDRLDKLWAIEPELPRARVERLTVNTFLLTQ